One stretch of bacterium DNA includes these proteins:
- a CDS encoding group II intron reverse transcriptase/maturase, with amino-acid sequence KSRVVDLERGECFGFLGFDLRRVRTRKGRWMPLVTPQMKKRTELLRKLKGILNRSRSQPLHGVIAKINPILRGWVNYFAIGNSSRCFSFIRLWVEKKVRRLLAKARQRDGFGWKRWSSRWLYEGLGLFHEYKVQWQPARKASPALMGPITLGTK; translated from the coding sequence AAGAGCCGGGTCGTCGACCTGGAGCGAGGCGAGTGCTTTGGATTCCTTGGCTTTGACCTCAGGCGCGTGCGAACCCGCAAGGGACGCTGGATGCCTTTGGTCACGCCACAGATGAAGAAGCGCACGGAGTTGTTGCGGAAGCTGAAAGGCATTCTCAACCGCTCCCGCTCCCAGCCGCTGCACGGGGTGATCGCGAAGATCAATCCCATCTTGCGGGGCTGGGTGAACTACTTCGCGATCGGAAACTCGAGTCGGTGTTTCTCGTTCATTCGCCTGTGGGTTGAGAAGAAGGTCCGGAGACTCTTGGCCAAAGCCCGACAGCGCGATGGCTTCGGCTGGAAGAGGTGGAGTAGTCGTTGGTTGTACGAGGGACTGGGACTCTTCCATGAGTACAAGGTCCAATGGCAGCCAGCGCGGAAAGCGTCTCCAGCATTGATGGGTCCCATAACCCTTGGAACGAAGTGA